In Apium graveolens cultivar Ventura chromosome 10, ASM990537v1, whole genome shotgun sequence, the following are encoded in one genomic region:
- the LOC141689219 gene encoding uncharacterized protein LOC141689219 isoform X1 yields MPELTQRNESVEFWSNDVSYNQLQMFWNEMSQEARQRLMRVDKQTMFEKARNVMFCSRCHGFLLEEFSQIVMYGKSSQQRGDFGYFSRNRLGLIANFQNGDGLSNADSCQGDDQDPLAHPWGCLALTRDGALTLLDCYLLSSSVKGIQNVFDNARARERERKLSSPNACGVGGRRWKGPGSRETCAVHNARLPPEKMVEFWSALGKESRKSLLKMKEEDFMERLVYRFDRKKFCKDCRKNVVREFKELKELMRIKKEPGFQCEVSNDTVQADWSHTFIDNNRIYHHFEWAIGSEKGKSDISPFENVGLSGIVQVNGLDLRGLDACYVTLRAWKTDGDCTEFSVKAHTLKGQQCIHRRLLVCDGFVTITEGESIRDFFKHAEEVVKEDDDLVDNDGNRLDGECSRTQKHAKSPELAREFLLDAATVIFKEQVEKAFRERTARQNAHSVFISFALKLVEERVHVACKETLILEKQMKILEEEAKEKNEEEERKERRKIKEKEKKLRRKERTRKNEKDRDDCSLTNQHLAREDEIEESTVDDEKPVTNATEFMSSWPVPPQIQDEQQRNGRVSKNIDDLSDVSPAENLATSKDKDDFSGFDYSRYSGRKLKNRCQQDTTLKCSVDKSEQSYYHNQIGSSARTISGLDKHPRSSAATSIIKASGPKLYEKVHCSNRMCDRGDLQAPRCYQHSDYRGKVEPCCIKMQAGQKYICKPQSASLDMSRPSNLANKLTLGDYITSSCGSKKSEDREASQIFQAGVHKCEDSVVDKKQIETGGEPIRSCPLEKSRIHVPAIVPKENVNDNTDVTHMNVQAQHIHVAALPSHSLQRDVQAKQDPTQTQANASVEKNLNIDISQANDKDFSLFHFGSPFALADAYKSDSLPEYAVGGLSLNKTNQDSKGNLTCNTKDFIEEYNLFASCKGISFPIF; encoded by the exons TTCTGGAACGAGATGTCGCAGGAAGCTCGTCAGAGGCTTATGAGAGTTGATAAACAAACCATGTTCGAGAAGGCTCGAAATGTCATGTTTTGTTCCAGATGTCATGGTTTTTTGCTTGAAGAGTTTTCGCAGATTGTTATGTACGGAAAATCCTCCCAGCAGAGGGGAGATTTTGGCTATTTTTCTCGCAACAGACTGGGATTAATCGCGAATTTTCAAAATGGTGATGGTTTGTCTAATGCAGATAGTTGTCAAGGTGATGATCAAGATCCTTTGGCCCACCCTTGGGGATGTCTTGCCTTGACTCGAGACGGGGCGCTTACTCTTCTGGATTGCTACTTGTTGTCGAGTTCTGTAAAGGGGATCCAGAAT GTGTTTGACAATGCTCGTGCACGAGAGAGGGAGCGCAAGTTGAGTAGTCCTAATGCTTGTGGTGTAGGAGGTCGTAGATGGAAAGGACCTGGATCAAGGGAAACTTGTGCTGTGCATAACGCGCGGCTTCCTCCTGAAAAAATGGTTGAGTTTTGGTCAGCTCTGGGAAAAGAATCTCGGAAATCTCTTTTGAAGATGAAAGAAGAGGATTTTATGGAACGATTAGTATACAG GTTTGACAGGAAGAAATTTTGTAAAGATTGCAGAAAGAATGTTGTTCGGGAGTTTAAGGAATTGAAGGAACTGATGCGCATTAAAAAGGAACCTGGATTTCAGTGTGAG GTATCCAATGACACAGTCCAAGCTGATTGGAGCCATACATTTATAGACAATAATCGAATATACCATCACTTTGAGTGGGCAATTGGAAGTGAAAAAGGAAAATCTGACATTTCACCGTTTGAAAATGTTGGATTAAGTGGGATTGTTCAAGTAAACGGCCTAGATTTAAGGGGTTTGGATGCGTGTTATGTCACTTTAAGGGCATGGAAAACAGATGGAGACTGTACTGAATTTTCTGTTAAAGCTCATACATTGAAAGGGCAACAGTGTATTCATCGCAGGCTTCTGGTTTGTGATGGATTCGTCACAATTACAGAAGGAGAAAGTATACGAGACTTTTTCAAGCACGCAGAAGAGGTTGTCAAAGAG GATGATGATTTAGTGGACAATGATGGAAATAGGCTGGACGGAGAATGCTCTCGGACCCAAAAACATGCAAAGAGTCCTGAGCTTGCACGGGAATTTCTTCTAGACGCCGCTACTGTTATTTTCAAGGAACAA GTTGAGAAGGCTTTCAGGGAAAGGACAGCGCGTCAAAATGCTCACAGTGTATTCATCTCTTTTGCACTAAAATTGGTTGAAGAACGTGTTCATGTTGCTTGCAAGGAAACACTTATACTGGAAAAGCAG ATGAAAATTCTAGAAGAAGaagcaaaggaaaagaatgaAGAAGAAGAACGAAAGGAAAGGAGGAAAATTAAAGAGAAGGAGAAGAAGCTCCGAAGAAAGGAGAGAACAAGGAAAAATGAAAAAGATAGAGACGATTGTTCTCTCACTAATCAGCATTTAGCACGCGAGGATGAAATTGAAGAATCAACAGTTGATGATGAGAAGCCTGTTACTAATGCAACAGAGTTTATGTCATCCTGGCCTGTACCCCCACAAATCCAGGATGAGCAGCAAAGAAATGGGCGTGTCAGCAAAAATATTGACGACTTATCTGATGTCAGTCCTGCTGAAAACCTTGCTACCAGTAAAGACAAAGATGATTTTTCTGGATTTGATTATTCAAGGTACTCTGGACGCAAACTAAAAAACCGGTGTCAACAGGATACAACCTTAAAATGCTCTGTTGACAAATCTGAGCAAAGTTATTATCATAATCAAATTGGTAGTTCTGCAAGGACTATCAGTGGACTGGATAAGCATCCTAGAAGTAGTGCTGCAACATCAATTATTAAAGCCAGTGGCCCTAAACTTTACGAAAAGGTGCATTGCTCTAATAGGATGTGTGACAGAGGTGACTTGCAAGCCCCTAGATGTTATCAGCATAGCGATTACAGAGGCAAGGTAGAGCCATGCTGTATAAAGATGCAGGCAGGTCAGAAGTATATTTGTAAGCCTCAATCTGCTTCTTTGGATATGTCCAGACCATCTAACTTGGCAAATAAACTCACTCTAGGAGACTACATTACTAGTAGTTGTGGTAGTAAAAAATCCGAAGATAGAGAAGCCTCACAAATCTTTCAGGCTGGGGTTCATAAATGCGAAGACTCTGTAGTGGATAAAAAGCAAATAGAAACTGGAGGTGAGCCTATTAGAAGCTGCCCGTTGGAAAAGAGTAGAATTCATGTTCCTGCAATAGTACCAAAAGAAAATGTCAATGACAACACTGATGTTACTCATATGAATGTGCAAGCTCAGCACATCCATGTAGCTGCATTACCCTCCCATAGCCTGCAGAGGGATGTTCAAGCAAAGCAGGATCCTACGCAAACACAAGCAAATGCATCAGTCGAGAAAAACTTAAACATCGACATATCACAAGCTAATGACAAGGATTTCTCCCTTTTCCATTTTGGCAGTCCATTTGCTCTTGCTGATGCATACAAATCAGATTCTCTTCCAGAGTATGCTGTTGGAGGTCTTTCTTTAAACAAGACTAACCAAGATAGTAAAGGTAATCTCACATGCAATACAAAAGATTTCATTGAAGAATACAATCTATTCGCGTCTTGCAAGGGAATATCATTTCCTATCTTCTAA
- the LOC141689219 gene encoding uncharacterized protein LOC141689219 isoform X2, with protein sequence MSQEARQRLMRVDKQTMFEKARNVMFCSRCHGFLLEEFSQIVMYGKSSQQRGDFGYFSRNRLGLIANFQNGDGLSNADSCQGDDQDPLAHPWGCLALTRDGALTLLDCYLLSSSVKGIQNVFDNARARERERKLSSPNACGVGGRRWKGPGSRETCAVHNARLPPEKMVEFWSALGKESRKSLLKMKEEDFMERLVYRFDRKKFCKDCRKNVVREFKELKELMRIKKEPGFQCEVSNDTVQADWSHTFIDNNRIYHHFEWAIGSEKGKSDISPFENVGLSGIVQVNGLDLRGLDACYVTLRAWKTDGDCTEFSVKAHTLKGQQCIHRRLLVCDGFVTITEGESIRDFFKHAEEVVKEDDDLVDNDGNRLDGECSRTQKHAKSPELAREFLLDAATVIFKEQVEKAFRERTARQNAHSVFISFALKLVEERVHVACKETLILEKQMKILEEEAKEKNEEEERKERRKIKEKEKKLRRKERTRKNEKDRDDCSLTNQHLAREDEIEESTVDDEKPVTNATEFMSSWPVPPQIQDEQQRNGRVSKNIDDLSDVSPAENLATSKDKDDFSGFDYSRYSGRKLKNRCQQDTTLKCSVDKSEQSYYHNQIGSSARTISGLDKHPRSSAATSIIKASGPKLYEKVHCSNRMCDRGDLQAPRCYQHSDYRGKVEPCCIKMQAGQKYICKPQSASLDMSRPSNLANKLTLGDYITSSCGSKKSEDREASQIFQAGVHKCEDSVVDKKQIETGGEPIRSCPLEKSRIHVPAIVPKENVNDNTDVTHMNVQAQHIHVAALPSHSLQRDVQAKQDPTQTQANASVEKNLNIDISQANDKDFSLFHFGSPFALADAYKSDSLPEYAVGGLSLNKTNQDSKGNLTCNTKDFIEEYNLFASCKGISFPIF encoded by the exons ATGTCGCAGGAAGCTCGTCAGAGGCTTATGAGAGTTGATAAACAAACCATGTTCGAGAAGGCTCGAAATGTCATGTTTTGTTCCAGATGTCATGGTTTTTTGCTTGAAGAGTTTTCGCAGATTGTTATGTACGGAAAATCCTCCCAGCAGAGGGGAGATTTTGGCTATTTTTCTCGCAACAGACTGGGATTAATCGCGAATTTTCAAAATGGTGATGGTTTGTCTAATGCAGATAGTTGTCAAGGTGATGATCAAGATCCTTTGGCCCACCCTTGGGGATGTCTTGCCTTGACTCGAGACGGGGCGCTTACTCTTCTGGATTGCTACTTGTTGTCGAGTTCTGTAAAGGGGATCCAGAAT GTGTTTGACAATGCTCGTGCACGAGAGAGGGAGCGCAAGTTGAGTAGTCCTAATGCTTGTGGTGTAGGAGGTCGTAGATGGAAAGGACCTGGATCAAGGGAAACTTGTGCTGTGCATAACGCGCGGCTTCCTCCTGAAAAAATGGTTGAGTTTTGGTCAGCTCTGGGAAAAGAATCTCGGAAATCTCTTTTGAAGATGAAAGAAGAGGATTTTATGGAACGATTAGTATACAG GTTTGACAGGAAGAAATTTTGTAAAGATTGCAGAAAGAATGTTGTTCGGGAGTTTAAGGAATTGAAGGAACTGATGCGCATTAAAAAGGAACCTGGATTTCAGTGTGAG GTATCCAATGACACAGTCCAAGCTGATTGGAGCCATACATTTATAGACAATAATCGAATATACCATCACTTTGAGTGGGCAATTGGAAGTGAAAAAGGAAAATCTGACATTTCACCGTTTGAAAATGTTGGATTAAGTGGGATTGTTCAAGTAAACGGCCTAGATTTAAGGGGTTTGGATGCGTGTTATGTCACTTTAAGGGCATGGAAAACAGATGGAGACTGTACTGAATTTTCTGTTAAAGCTCATACATTGAAAGGGCAACAGTGTATTCATCGCAGGCTTCTGGTTTGTGATGGATTCGTCACAATTACAGAAGGAGAAAGTATACGAGACTTTTTCAAGCACGCAGAAGAGGTTGTCAAAGAG GATGATGATTTAGTGGACAATGATGGAAATAGGCTGGACGGAGAATGCTCTCGGACCCAAAAACATGCAAAGAGTCCTGAGCTTGCACGGGAATTTCTTCTAGACGCCGCTACTGTTATTTTCAAGGAACAA GTTGAGAAGGCTTTCAGGGAAAGGACAGCGCGTCAAAATGCTCACAGTGTATTCATCTCTTTTGCACTAAAATTGGTTGAAGAACGTGTTCATGTTGCTTGCAAGGAAACACTTATACTGGAAAAGCAG ATGAAAATTCTAGAAGAAGaagcaaaggaaaagaatgaAGAAGAAGAACGAAAGGAAAGGAGGAAAATTAAAGAGAAGGAGAAGAAGCTCCGAAGAAAGGAGAGAACAAGGAAAAATGAAAAAGATAGAGACGATTGTTCTCTCACTAATCAGCATTTAGCACGCGAGGATGAAATTGAAGAATCAACAGTTGATGATGAGAAGCCTGTTACTAATGCAACAGAGTTTATGTCATCCTGGCCTGTACCCCCACAAATCCAGGATGAGCAGCAAAGAAATGGGCGTGTCAGCAAAAATATTGACGACTTATCTGATGTCAGTCCTGCTGAAAACCTTGCTACCAGTAAAGACAAAGATGATTTTTCTGGATTTGATTATTCAAGGTACTCTGGACGCAAACTAAAAAACCGGTGTCAACAGGATACAACCTTAAAATGCTCTGTTGACAAATCTGAGCAAAGTTATTATCATAATCAAATTGGTAGTTCTGCAAGGACTATCAGTGGACTGGATAAGCATCCTAGAAGTAGTGCTGCAACATCAATTATTAAAGCCAGTGGCCCTAAACTTTACGAAAAGGTGCATTGCTCTAATAGGATGTGTGACAGAGGTGACTTGCAAGCCCCTAGATGTTATCAGCATAGCGATTACAGAGGCAAGGTAGAGCCATGCTGTATAAAGATGCAGGCAGGTCAGAAGTATATTTGTAAGCCTCAATCTGCTTCTTTGGATATGTCCAGACCATCTAACTTGGCAAATAAACTCACTCTAGGAGACTACATTACTAGTAGTTGTGGTAGTAAAAAATCCGAAGATAGAGAAGCCTCACAAATCTTTCAGGCTGGGGTTCATAAATGCGAAGACTCTGTAGTGGATAAAAAGCAAATAGAAACTGGAGGTGAGCCTATTAGAAGCTGCCCGTTGGAAAAGAGTAGAATTCATGTTCCTGCAATAGTACCAAAAGAAAATGTCAATGACAACACTGATGTTACTCATATGAATGTGCAAGCTCAGCACATCCATGTAGCTGCATTACCCTCCCATAGCCTGCAGAGGGATGTTCAAGCAAAGCAGGATCCTACGCAAACACAAGCAAATGCATCAGTCGAGAAAAACTTAAACATCGACATATCACAAGCTAATGACAAGGATTTCTCCCTTTTCCATTTTGGCAGTCCATTTGCTCTTGCTGATGCATACAAATCAGATTCTCTTCCAGAGTATGCTGTTGGAGGTCTTTCTTTAAACAAGACTAACCAAGATAGTAAAGGTAATCTCACATGCAATACAAAAGATTTCATTGAAGAATACAATCTATTCGCGTCTTGCAAGGGAATATCATTTCCTATCTTCTAA